Proteins from a single region of Trichocoleus desertorum ATA4-8-CV12:
- the msrA gene encoding peptide-methionine (S)-S-oxide reductase MsrA, which produces MVLFGFGKKLSLPTPAEALPGRAEPMSVPEKHFVNGNPLQPPYPAGLEVAMFGMGCFWGAERKFWQLPGVFTTAVGYAAGVTPNPTYQEVCSGMTGHNEVVQVVFDPKQISYEALLKVFWENHNPTQGMRQGNDSGTQYRSGIYVYSEQQRKLAETSRDAYQPGLIKAGYGTITTEIIEAPELYYAESYHQQYLAKNPNGYCGLGGTNVCLPDVIQA; this is translated from the coding sequence ATGGTGTTATTTGGATTTGGCAAAAAGTTGAGCCTACCTACGCCAGCAGAAGCCTTGCCAGGACGGGCAGAACCCATGTCGGTCCCGGAAAAGCACTTTGTTAATGGCAACCCCTTGCAGCCTCCTTACCCTGCTGGGCTAGAGGTGGCTATGTTTGGCATGGGATGCTTCTGGGGCGCAGAACGGAAGTTTTGGCAGTTACCGGGTGTGTTCACAACTGCTGTGGGCTATGCTGCTGGCGTGACCCCAAACCCCACTTACCAAGAAGTTTGCTCTGGTATGACTGGGCACAATGAAGTGGTGCAAGTGGTGTTTGATCCCAAGCAAATCAGCTATGAGGCTTTGCTGAAAGTGTTTTGGGAGAACCACAACCCCACCCAAGGCATGCGTCAAGGCAATGATTCTGGAACTCAGTATCGCTCTGGGATCTATGTGTATTCGGAGCAGCAACGTAAACTGGCGGAAACTTCGCGGGATGCTTACCAACCAGGCTTAATCAAAGCAGGTTATGGAACTATCACGACGGAGATTATTGAGGCTCCAGAGTTATACTACGCAGAAAGCTACCATCAACAATACTTAGCGAAGAACCCCAACGGTTACTGCGGCTTGGGTGGGACTAATGTTTGCTTGCCAGACGTGATTCAAGCTTAA